In Pseudoalteromonas carrageenovora IAM 12662, the following proteins share a genomic window:
- a CDS encoding flagellin, translating to MALTVNTNVSSLNAQRNLTKSGEGLATSMERLSSGMRINSAKDDAAGLQISNRLTSQINGLSVAQRNANDGISMAQTAEGAMSESTNILQRMRELALQSANGSNSTEDREALQKEVSALQVELTRIADTTSFGGQQLLDGSYGTKSFQVGANANEIINLSLKSVAAEEIGGSFASDTAAGSVFGVTGADAEFNKSTVDETLVFASGIDSSSVLIEADSTVTEAASVINASASGVNAAAVAKVDIALGGSVTGVLTVGDKEIALDGLDNDGLAAKLKDLGYDAEVSGTVVQLNASGVDGIAIQKNADGVATNTVSLTERGGTIAAVGTDSAAASLTSSLEFSSEKSFTVSGGTETTGAITAQSTEQYVDSIDVSTQAGSQRALSLIDSAIADIDGQRSDLGAVQNRFSFTISNLANIEENVSASRSRIQDTDFATETAEMTKNQILQQAGTSILSQANQIPQAAISLLGG from the coding sequence ATGGCATTAACAGTAAATACTAATGTGTCGTCACTAAACGCACAACGTAACCTAACAAAATCTGGCGAAGGCCTAGCAACCTCAATGGAGCGCTTGTCATCAGGTATGCGTATCAATAGCGCAAAAGATGATGCGGCAGGCCTGCAAATTTCAAACCGTTTAACATCACAAATTAATGGTTTATCAGTTGCTCAACGTAATGCCAACGATGGTATCTCAATGGCGCAAACAGCAGAGGGCGCAATGAGTGAGTCAACTAACATACTTCAGCGTATGCGTGAACTTGCTCTGCAATCGGCAAATGGTTCAAACTCAACAGAAGACCGCGAAGCGCTGCAAAAAGAAGTGTCAGCCCTTCAAGTTGAGCTAACACGTATTGCAGATACAACCTCATTTGGTGGTCAGCAATTACTTGATGGAAGTTATGGTACAAAGTCATTTCAAGTAGGTGCAAATGCTAATGAAATCATAAACCTTTCATTAAAAAGTGTAGCAGCGGAAGAAATTGGAGGTTCTTTTGCTAGTGACACTGCTGCGGGTAGCGTATTTGGTGTTACAGGTGCAGATGCTGAATTTAATAAAAGCACAGTTGATGAAACTTTAGTTTTTGCGTCAGGTATAGATTCTTCTAGTGTATTGATTGAAGCAGACTCAACGGTAACAGAGGCAGCTAGTGTAATTAATGCATCAGCATCAGGTGTTAACGCCGCAGCTGTTGCTAAAGTGGATATTGCTTTGGGTGGCTCAGTTACAGGGGTACTTACTGTTGGAGATAAAGAAATAGCTTTAGATGGCCTTGATAATGATGGTTTAGCCGCAAAATTAAAAGATTTGGGTTATGATGCAGAAGTAAGTGGCACGGTTGTACAATTAAACGCTAGTGGTGTGGATGGTATAGCAATCCAAAAAAATGCAGACGGTGTTGCTACTAATACAGTTTCGCTTACCGAAAGAGGTGGGACTATTGCAGCAGTTGGTACGGATAGTGCTGCAGCCAGTCTGACCTCAAGCTTAGAGTTTTCATCTGAGAAATCATTCACTGTAAGTGGAGGCACAGAAACGACGGGAGCCATCACGGCACAATCTACAGAGCAGTATGTTGACTCAATAGATGTATCTACTCAAGCAGGTTCACAAAGAGCGCTTTCATTAATCGATTCTGCAATTGCTGATATTGATGGACAAAGATCTGATCTTGGTGCTGTACAGAACCGTTTTAGTTTCACAATCAGCAATCTTGCTAATATTGAAGAAAATGTATCGGCCTCTAGAAGTCGTATTCAAGATACTGACTTTGCAACTGAAACAGCAGAGATGACAAAAAATCAAATATTACAGCAAGCTGGTACGTCAATCCTATCTCAAGCAAACCAAATTCCACAGGCAGCAATTAGCTTGTTGGGTGGATAG
- the flgL gene encoding flagellar hook-associated protein FlgL, giving the protein MRLSNNLMYQNNINKILDNQQSVANAQEQVTTGEKYLTTSEAPAAVSQGMLYSNKIQTNEQYTKNIDQLNGRLETEETILQSVNTNIQQAQELTIQAGNGAYTQDDLESIAAELSEIQKTLVNLMNTRSEDGKFIFSGYQDSTQPYQFDSTTGEYTYNGDQGQHVITIAEGVSIKSSDNGFDTFEKTDARLNVASNAATVSGSITAASVYVDGQTEFDSFHQANYNADPTASATANTYSVLVSPGATADDPQTYEIYRDGAPLTPTVTGEVTDEPIDFAGMKIEFEGTAPGQLDFSLEKPGKENVLNTLQSLITGLNDGTLEGDDFQQVLADGLVQLQNASEQVVFTQASLGGRMNALERVSESNLAQDIQNKSNLSDLVEVDMAEAISELTKQETALQASQATFGRLTNLSLFDYL; this is encoded by the coding sequence ATGCGTTTATCAAATAACTTAATGTACCAAAACAACATAAATAAAATACTCGACAACCAACAAAGTGTTGCTAATGCACAAGAGCAAGTAACGACAGGGGAGAAGTATTTAACCACCTCAGAAGCGCCTGCTGCTGTTTCGCAAGGGATGCTGTATTCAAATAAAATACAAACTAATGAGCAATACACTAAAAATATTGACCAATTAAATGGCCGCCTAGAAACTGAAGAGACCATCTTACAAAGTGTAAATACTAATATTCAACAAGCACAAGAGCTGACTATTCAAGCAGGTAATGGTGCTTATACACAAGATGATTTAGAGTCTATTGCCGCCGAATTGAGCGAAATACAAAAAACACTCGTCAATTTAATGAATACTCGCTCAGAAGACGGTAAGTTTATTTTTTCAGGCTACCAAGACAGTACCCAACCTTACCAATTTGACTCTACTACGGGTGAATATACTTATAACGGAGATCAAGGCCAGCATGTAATTACCATTGCTGAAGGCGTAAGTATTAAATCTAGCGATAACGGTTTTGATACGTTCGAGAAAACTGATGCACGCTTGAATGTTGCGTCAAATGCAGCCACAGTTTCGGGTTCTATTACAGCGGCAAGTGTTTATGTTGATGGCCAAACTGAGTTTGATAGCTTCCATCAAGCAAATTACAACGCAGACCCAACAGCCTCAGCGACTGCAAATACATATAGTGTACTTGTAAGCCCGGGTGCTACGGCTGACGATCCCCAAACTTACGAAATATACAGAGATGGTGCTCCACTAACACCAACAGTAACGGGTGAAGTTACTGATGAGCCTATCGACTTTGCAGGTATGAAAATTGAATTTGAAGGCACAGCACCAGGCCAACTCGATTTTAGCCTTGAAAAGCCAGGTAAAGAAAATGTACTTAATACCTTGCAATCGCTTATTACAGGTTTAAATGACGGCACACTTGAAGGTGATGACTTTCAGCAAGTTTTAGCCGATGGTTTAGTGCAATTACAAAACGCCAGCGAGCAAGTTGTTTTTACGCAAGCAAGTTTAGGTGGGCGTATGAATGCACTTGAAAGAGTTAGCGAGTCTAACCTTGCACAAGATATTCAAAACAAAAGTAATCTCTCTGACTTAGTTGAAGTAGACATGGCAGAAGCCATTAGTGAGCTCACTAAACAAGAAACTGCACTACAAGCATCACAAGCCACGTTTGGCCGTTTAACTAACCTTTCTTTATTTGATTACTTATAA